A single region of the Neodiprion pinetum isolate iyNeoPine1 chromosome 5, iyNeoPine1.2, whole genome shotgun sequence genome encodes:
- the mEFTs gene encoding elongation factor Ts, mitochondrial isoform X1, whose amino-acid sequence MLASKLCRFIHTNNSVWQATQKTVLSELRKKTGYTFANCRKALQLHGNDLQKAEQWLTEQAQQLGWMKATKLEGRATGQGLIAVSVRDKHAVLVEVNCETDFVARNKYFQGLVTTVASATMKFASNSVSGTDLVNKVSLDSETLKELPAPDGKTLADHSALIIGSVGENLSLRRALCVSVNDDILIAGLSHPVPASPSATLLGKYAAIVAYRAPPKSEQLGKRLCQHIIGMNPAKIGEKGVDEPNPVLDDETTMIYQEYLLDPNITVEQLLTDNQAQVIDFARFETGETLATEKQPLEAVETCG is encoded by the exons ATGCTTGCGAGCAAATTGTGTCGGTTCATCCACACCAATAATTCAGTATGGCAGGCAACACAGAAGACAGTCTTATCcgaactgagaaaaaaaactggctACACCTTTGCAAATTGTAGAAAAGCTCTTCAGCTTCATGGAAATGACTTACAGAAG GCCGAACAATGGCTAACAGAGCAAGCGCAACAGCTGGGTTGGATGAAGGCAACAAAACTTGAGGGCAGGGCGACGGGTCAAGGGCTAATCGCAGTTTCAGTGAGAGACAAGCACGCAGTCTTGGTCGAGGTCAACTGTGAGACGGATTTTGTTGCCAGAAACAAGTATTTCCAAGGTTTGGTAACAACTGTCGCATCTGCGACAATGAAATTTGCCTCAAACTCAGTCTCCGGCACCGATCTGGTGAACAAAGTCAGCCTGGATTCTGAAACCCTCAAAGAACTCCCTGCACCTGACGGAAAGACCCTCGCTGATCACTCTGCCCTCATCATCGGCAGTGTTGGAGAAAACCTTTCGCTTAGAAGAGCTCTGTGTGTCTCTGTCAACGATGACATTCTCATCGCCGGACTCTCTCACCCAGTGCCAGCCTCTCCATCGGCGACACTGCTTGGCAAATACGCTGCAATTGTCGCATACAGAGCTCCACCAAAATCTGAACAGTTGGGGAAACGACTGTGCCAGCACATCATCg GAATGAATCCGGCCAAGATCGGGGAAAAGGGTGTTGATGAGCCAAATCCAGTTTTGGATGACGAAACAACAATGATTTACCAAGAATATTTACTTGACCCAAATATTACGGTTGAACAGTTATTAACTGATAATCAAGCTCAGGTTATTGACTTTGCACGGTTCGAAACCGGAGAGACACTTGCAACAGAAAAACAACCCTTAGAAGCTGTGGAAACGTGcggttaa
- the mEFTs gene encoding elongation factor Ts, mitochondrial isoform X2, whose amino-acid sequence MSAEQWLTEQAQQLGWMKATKLEGRATGQGLIAVSVRDKHAVLVEVNCETDFVARNKYFQGLVTTVASATMKFASNSVSGTDLVNKVSLDSETLKELPAPDGKTLADHSALIIGSVGENLSLRRALCVSVNDDILIAGLSHPVPASPSATLLGKYAAIVAYRAPPKSEQLGKRLCQHIIGMNPAKIGEKGVDEPNPVLDDETTMIYQEYLLDPNITVEQLLTDNQAQVIDFARFETGETLATEKQPLEAVETCG is encoded by the exons ATGAGT GCCGAACAATGGCTAACAGAGCAAGCGCAACAGCTGGGTTGGATGAAGGCAACAAAACTTGAGGGCAGGGCGACGGGTCAAGGGCTAATCGCAGTTTCAGTGAGAGACAAGCACGCAGTCTTGGTCGAGGTCAACTGTGAGACGGATTTTGTTGCCAGAAACAAGTATTTCCAAGGTTTGGTAACAACTGTCGCATCTGCGACAATGAAATTTGCCTCAAACTCAGTCTCCGGCACCGATCTGGTGAACAAAGTCAGCCTGGATTCTGAAACCCTCAAAGAACTCCCTGCACCTGACGGAAAGACCCTCGCTGATCACTCTGCCCTCATCATCGGCAGTGTTGGAGAAAACCTTTCGCTTAGAAGAGCTCTGTGTGTCTCTGTCAACGATGACATTCTCATCGCCGGACTCTCTCACCCAGTGCCAGCCTCTCCATCGGCGACACTGCTTGGCAAATACGCTGCAATTGTCGCATACAGAGCTCCACCAAAATCTGAACAGTTGGGGAAACGACTGTGCCAGCACATCATCg GAATGAATCCGGCCAAGATCGGGGAAAAGGGTGTTGATGAGCCAAATCCAGTTTTGGATGACGAAACAACAATGATTTACCAAGAATATTTACTTGACCCAAATATTACGGTTGAACAGTTATTAACTGATAATCAAGCTCAGGTTATTGACTTTGCACGGTTCGAAACCGGAGAGACACTTGCAACAGAAAAACAACCCTTAGAAGCTGTGGAAACGTGcggttaa